The Bos indicus isolate NIAB-ARS_2022 breed Sahiwal x Tharparkar chromosome X, NIAB-ARS_B.indTharparkar_mat_pri_1.0, whole genome shotgun sequence genome has a window encoding:
- the RBM10 gene encoding RNA-binding protein 10 isoform X7: MEYERRGGRGDRTGRYGATDRSQDDSGENRSRDHDYRDMDYRSYPREYGSQEGKHDYDDSSEEQSAEDSYEASPGSETQRRRRRRHRHSPTGPPGFPRDGDYRDQDYRTEQGEEEEEEEEEEEEEKASNIVMLRMLPQAATEDDIRGQLQSHGIQAREVRLMRNKSSGQSRGFAFVEFSHLQDATRWMEANQHSLNILGQKVSMHYSDPKPKINEDWLCNKCGVQNFKRREKCFKCGVPKSAEAEQKLPLGARLDQQTLPLGGRELSQGLLPLPQPYQAQGVLASQALSQGSEPSSENANDTIILRNLNPHSTMDSILGALAPYAVLSSSNVRVIKDKQTQLNRGFAFIQLSTIVEAAQLLQILQALHPPLTIDGKTINVEFAKGSKRDMASNEGSRINAASVASTAIAAAQWAISQASQGGEGAWATPEEPTVDYSYYQQDEGYGGSQGTESSLYAHGYLKGAKGPGITGTKGDPAGAGPETSLEPGVDSVSLQAFSRAQPGATPGVYQQSAAEASGSQGAANSQSYTIISPAVLKSELQSPTHPSSTLPPATSPSAQESYSQYPVPDVSTYQYDETSGYYYDPQTGLYYDPNSQYYYNAQSQQYLYWDGERRTYVPALEQSADGHKETGAPSKEGKEKKEKHKTKTAQQIAKDMERWARSLNKQKENFKNSFQPISNLRDDERRESATADAGYAILEKKGALAERQHTSMDLPKLASDDRPSPPRGLVAAYSGESDSEEEQERGGPEREEKLTDWQKLACLLCRRQFPSKEALIRHQQLSGLHKQNLEIHRRAHLSENELEALEKNDMEQMKYRDRAAERREKYGIPEPPEPKRRKYSGMSAASVDFEQPTRDGLGSDNIGSRMLQAMGWKEGSGLGRKKQGIVTPIEAQTRVRGSGLGARGSSYGVTSTESYKETLHKTMVTRFNEAQ, from the exons ATGGAGTATGAAAGACG AGGGGGACGTGGAGACAGGACTGGCCGTTACGGAGCCACCGATCGTTCACAGGATGACAGTGGGGAAAACCGTAGCCGGGATCATGACTACAGGGACATGGACTACCGCTCATATCCCCGCGAGTACGGCAGCCAGGAGGGCAAGCATGACTATGATGACTCATCTGAGGAGCAGAGTGCAGAG GATTCCTACGAGGCCTCCCCGGGCTCCGAGACTCAGCgtaggcggcggcggcggcacaGGCACAGCCCTAccggcccgccaggcttcccccGAGACGGCGACTATCGGGACCAGGACTATCGGACCGagcaaggggaggaggaggaggaggaggaggaggaggaggaggaggagaaggccaGTAACATCGTCATGCTGAGGATGCTGCCACAGGCAGCCACTGAGGATGAC ATCCGTGGCCAGCTGCAATCCCATGGCATCCAAGCGCGGGAGGTCCGGCTGATGCGGAACAAATCCTCAG GTCAGAGCCGGGGCTTCGCCTTCGTCGAGTTTAGTCACTTGCAGGACGCTACACGATGGATGGAAGCCAATCAG CACTCCCTCAACATCCTGGGCCAGAAGGTGTCCATGCACTACAGCGACCCCAAGCCCAAGATCAATGAGGACTGGCTGTGTAATAAG TGTGGCGTCCAGAACTTCAAACGCCGCGAGAAGTGCTTCAAATGTGGGGTGCCCAAGTCAG CAGAGGCGGAGCAGAAGCTGCCCCTGGGAGCGAGGTTGGATCAGCAGACGCTGCCACTGGGGGGTCGGGAGCTAAGCCAGGGTCTGCTGCCCCTGCCACAGCCCTACCAGGCCCAGGGAGTACTGGCCTCCCAGGCCCTGTCACAGGGCTCGGAGCCAAGCTCGGAGAACGCCAACGACA CCATCATTTTGCGCAACCTGAACCCACATAGCACCATGGACTCCATCCTGGGGGCCCTGGCACCCTACGCAGTGCTGTCCTCCTCCAATGTACGCGTCATCAAGGACAAGCAGACCCAACTGAACCGTGGCTTCGCCTTTATCCAGCTCTCCACCATCGTG GAGGCAGCCCAGCTGCTACAGATCCTGCAGGCCTTACACCCACCACTCACCATCGACGGCAAGACCATCAACGTTGAGTTTGCCAAGGGTTCTAAGAG GGATATGGCCTCCAACGAAGGCAGTCGCATCAATGCTGCCTCTGTGGCCAGCACTGCCATTGCCGCAGCCCAGTGGGCCATCTCACAG GCCTcccagggtggggagggtgcCTGGGCCACCCCCGAGGAGCCAACGGTCGACTACAGCTACTACCAACAGGATGAGGGCTATGGCGGCAGCCAGGGCACAGAGTCCTCTCTCTATGCCCATGGCTACCTCAAGGGCGCAAAGGGCCCTGGCATCACCGGAACCAAAGGGGACCCGGCTGGAGCAG gtcctgaGACCTCCCTGGAGCCTGGGGTGGACTCTGTGTCCCTACAGGCTTTCTCCCGTGCCCAGCCTGGTGCCACTCCTGGCGTCTACCAGCAGTCAGCAGCTGAAGCAAGCGGGAGCCAGGGCGCTGCCAACAGCCAG TCATACACCATCATATCACCCGCTGTGCTCAAGTCAGAGCTCCAGAGTCCCACCCATCCCAGCTCTACCCTGCCACCGGCCACGAGTCCCTCTGCCCAGGAGTCCTACAGCCAGTACC CTGTTCCTGACGTCTCCACCTACCAGTATGATGAGACATCTGGCTACTACTATGACCCCCAGACCGGCCTCTACTATGATCCCAACTCTCAG TACTACTACAACGCCCAGAGCCAGCAGTACCTGTACTGGGATGGGGAGAGGCGGACCTATGTCCCTGCCCTGGAACAGTCAGCTGATGGGCATAAGGAGACAGGAGCGCCCTCCAAGGAGggcaaagagaagaaggaaaagcacAAGACCAAGACAGCCCAACAG ATTGCGAAGGACATGGAACGCTGGGCCCGCAGCctcaacaaacaaaaagaaaacttcaaaaacaGCTTCCAGCCCATCAGCAACTTGCGAGATGACGAAAGGCGGGAGTCAGCCACCGCGGATGCAGGCTACGCCATCCTCGAGAAGAAG GGAGCACTAGCTGAGAGACAGCACACCAGCATGGACCTCCCAAAACTGGCCAGCGATGACCGCCCA AGCCCACCTAGGGGGCTGGTGGCAGCCTACAGCGGGGAGAGTGACAGTGAGGAGGAGCAGGAACGCGGGGGCCCAGAGCGGGAGGAGAAGCTCACCGACTGGCAGAAGCTGGCCTGTCTGCTCTGCCGGCGCCAGTTCCCCAGCAAGGAAGCGCTCATCCGGCACCAGCAGCTCTCCGGGCTCCACAAG CAAAACCTTGAGATTCACCGGCGAGCCCACCTGTCAGAAAACGAGCTGGaggcacttgagaagaatgaCATGGAG CAAATGAAGTACCGGGACCGCGCAGCTGAACGCAGAGAGAAGTACGGCATCCCTGAGCCACCGGAGCCCAAGAGGAGAAAGTACAGCGGCATGTCTGCGGCCTCCGT GGACTTTGAGCAGCCCACACGGGATGGGCTGGGCAGTGACAACATTGGGAGTCGCATGCTCCAAGCCATGGGCTGGAAAGAGGGCAGTGGTCTGGGCCGCAAGAAGCAGGGCATTGTGACTCCCATTGAG GCCCAGACACGGGTGCGGGGCTCTGGCTTGGGTGCCCGAGGCAGCTCCTATGGGGTCACGTCAACTGAGTCCTACAAGGAGACGCTGCACAAGACAATGGTGACCCGCTTCAATGAGGCCCAGTGA